The following are encoded in a window of Candidatus Poribacteria bacterium genomic DNA:
- a CDS encoding sulfatase-like hydrolase/transferase: METNRVNKFLLISIDCWRFDALSRTNPLFNTPKFDLLTQDFSLAEKFFVPAPATRPSHTSYFTGLYPFEHGVYGQTYLKMFAGIPNLFQIFNDAGYHITGRSERPEVFRFLDFEPFITSVDPNAKAQHLGSLEDLVEQIQQPSDVPQFCFLHFWYTHGGYGMSGIPGAPSLKSLVDRGRTDEALRFYYAAATHILEFKLVEILKQLRLSDWAVFIFGDHGEGICDEITDHGGTLNQNVLHVPLLAHIPDVSNLALSSESLNPPISAIDLFPTILNLAGIDVDYQGYGRDLLSPSEIDENRLVLSELDSLFGIGFLSRDNLEMPHHRVTSRTTVDNVEINRYSDGVRLWSLTDGEHLYREDEQTGEFVYRHVLSGEDLACEDPDRFRDAYDEILMNSNYQHLLAQESTSEETEILEDRLRDLGYVE; encoded by the coding sequence ATGGAAACCAACAGGGTCAATAAATTCCTACTCATCTCAATCGATTGCTGGCGGTTCGATGCGCTCAGTCGGACGAATCCCCTTTTCAACACGCCGAAGTTCGATCTGTTGACACAAGATTTTTCGCTCGCCGAAAAGTTTTTCGTGCCCGCACCGGCGACGCGTCCCTCGCATACCTCTTATTTTACGGGGCTTTATCCGTTTGAACACGGGGTCTACGGACAAACCTACCTTAAGATGTTTGCGGGTATCCCGAACCTATTTCAGATATTCAATGACGCAGGTTATCATATCACGGGACGCTCCGAACGTCCGGAGGTGTTCCGTTTTCTTGATTTTGAGCCGTTCATCACGTCGGTTGATCCGAATGCGAAAGCACAACATCTCGGTTCACTTGAAGACCTTGTTGAGCAGATCCAGCAACCTTCGGACGTACCGCAATTCTGTTTTCTGCACTTCTGGTATACACACGGCGGTTACGGTATGAGCGGGATCCCGGGTGCACCGAGCCTTAAATCGCTTGTGGATCGTGGCAGGACAGATGAGGCATTGCGATTTTATTACGCCGCTGCGACGCATATCCTGGAATTCAAATTGGTTGAAATTTTGAAGCAACTTCGGCTCTCGGATTGGGCGGTTTTCATCTTCGGAGATCACGGCGAAGGCATTTGCGACGAGATTACCGATCACGGTGGCACGCTCAATCAGAACGTACTACACGTGCCGCTGTTGGCGCATATCCCCGATGTGTCAAATCTCGCCCTCTCATCTGAAAGCCTGAATCCACCGATTTCAGCGATTGATCTCTTCCCGACGATTCTGAATCTTGCGGGTATCGATGTGGACTACCAAGGATATGGACGAGACCTGCTATCTCCATCGGAAATTGACGAAAATCGTTTAGTATTATCGGAACTGGACAGCCTCTTCGGCATCGGGTTCCTTAGCCGAGATAACTTAGAAATGCCGCACCATCGCGTGACATCCCGGACGACGGTCGATAACGTGGAAATTAACAGGTATTCGGACGGCGTTCGCCTCTGGTCGCTGACGGACGGTGAACACCTCTATCGGGAAGATGAGCAGACGGGTGAGTTTGTGTATCGGCATGTGCTGAGCGGTGAGGATCTCGCCTGTGAGGATCCAGACCGTTTCAGGGATGCTTACGACGAGATTTTGATGAATTCTAACTATCAGCACCTATTGGCACAAGAATCCACGTCTGAGGAAACGGAGATTCTGGAAGATAGGTTGCGGGATTTGGGATATGTCGAATAA
- a CDS encoding metallophosphoesterase, protein MKLGVMSDSHDNIPNVESAVALFNEIGVDLVVHAGDFIAPFAIAPLADLNCRVVGVFGNNDGERVVLAQRFEAIGEVHPNLASVSLGDRNIAVMHYPELAIPIAKSGDYDIVVYGHTHEIDIQKGEVLLLNPGETGGWTTGKATVAVVDLATLEATIHEL, encoded by the coding sequence ATGAAGCTTGGTGTTATGTCTGACAGCCACGACAACATACCAAACGTCGAAAGCGCTGTCGCACTTTTCAACGAAATCGGCGTAGATCTCGTCGTCCATGCAGGCGATTTCATCGCACCGTTTGCTATTGCGCCGTTAGCGGATCTAAACTGCCGCGTTGTCGGTGTATTTGGAAACAACGATGGCGAGCGCGTTGTCCTCGCACAACGATTTGAAGCCATTGGTGAGGTGCATCCCAACCTGGCAAGTGTATCGCTTGGCGACAGAAACATCGCCGTGATGCACTATCCTGAACTCGCCATCCCGATCGCCAAAAGTGGCGATTACGACATCGTCGTCTACGGACACACCCACGAAATAGACATCCAAAAGGGAGAAGTGCTGCTACTCAATCCCGGTGAGACCGGCGGTTGGACGACGGGGAAAGCAACGGTTGCCGTTGTCGATCTCGCGACGCTTGAAGCAACAATTCATGAACTGTAG